A stretch of the Nicotiana tabacum cultivar K326 chromosome 6, ASM71507v2, whole genome shotgun sequence genome encodes the following:
- the LOC107785167 gene encoding protein CHAPERONE-LIKE PROTEIN OF POR1, chloroplastic-like produces the protein MASTLISKPTLSSAFLGQQLSTRGNSKSSAPSGLFLRGPRCAATDTPYGGNIPQFPRVNVWDPYKRLGISRDASEEEVWSSRNFLLNQYYNHERSAESIEAAFEKILMASFINRKKTKINLKTRLKKKVEESPPWVQNLLSFVELPPPVIILRRLFLFGFMACWSVMNSAEAGPAFQVAISFGACVYFLNDKTKSIGRAALIGFGALVAGWFCGSLLVPMIPPNLLHPTWSLELLTSLFIYVSLFLGCTFLK, from the exons ATGGCGTCAACTCTCATCTCGAAACCTACCCTTTCCTCTGCTTTCCTCGGCCAACAACT tTCGACTAGAGGAAATTCAAAGAGTTCGGCACCCTCTGGTTTGTTTCTAAGGGGCCCAAGATGTGCGGCGACGGACACTCCTTATGGAG GTAATATTCCGCAGTTTCCTCGAGTGAATGTTTGGGATCCCTACAAACGTCTTGGAATAAGTCGCGATGCTTCTGAGGAAGAAGTTTGGAGCTCACGCAACTTTTTGTTAAATCAGTATTATAATCACGAGAGAAGTGCAGAATCAATTGAAGCTGCCTTTGAGAAGATACTAATGGCAAGCTTCATAAATAGAAAGAAGACAAAGATTAACTTGAAAACAAGGCTAAAAAAGAAAGTCGAGGAATCTCCCCCTTGGGTTCAGAACCTCCTCAGTTTTGTGGAACTTCCACCGCCTGTAATTATTTTGAGGAGATTATTCCTCTTTGGATTCATGGCTTGCTGGAGTGTGATGAACTCTGCTGAAGCTGGACCTGCATTCCAG GTAGCTATATCTTTTGGAGCTTGTGTGTACTTCCTTAATGACAAGACAAAGAGCATAGGAAGAGCTGCTCTTATAGG GTTTGGAGCCCTAGTGgctggttggttttgtggttcaCTGTTGGTTCCCATGATCCCTCCGAATCTGTTGCACCCAACTTGGAGTCTTGAACTCTTAACATCTCTCTTTATTTATGTTTCCTTGTTTCTGGGCTGTACTTTTCTCAAATGA
- the LOC107785165 gene encoding tetraspanin-8-like, whose amino-acid sequence MVRVSNLIITFLNCVTLAVSLVAIGFSIWLRFEGSATLCQKVFQKPLLILGISLLIVSVLGLIGSCCRSMWFNAENWEEIKSCLVDTKYCQRLPTEKGADFYKYSLSATQSSCCKPPSYCGLEFHNATYWTMPKAGPAVPDNDCKIWSNVQTELCFNCQSCKTAFLDKIKKDWKKLSLINFGLFFVVLIVYCVGCCALRNNRSKGYHRHKPYP is encoded by the exons ATGGTCCGAGTAAGCAACTTGATAATCACATTCCTTAATTGTGTGACCCTAGCGGTTTCACTTGTAGCCATAGGGTTTTCAATTTGGCTCCGTTTTGAAGGCAGCGCTACACTTTGCCAAAAAGTATTTCAGAAGCCTTTGTTAATACTGGGAATTTCTCTACTGATTGTTTCGGTACTGGGATTGATTGGGTCCTGTTGCAGAAGTATGTGGTTTAATGCTGAAAATTGGGAGGAGATTAAGAGTTGTTTGGTTGATACCAAATATTGTCAACGTCTACCTACTGAGAAAGGCGCTGACTTCTACAAATATAGCCTCTCTGCTACTCAG TCGAGTTGCTGTAAGCCACCCTCTTACTGCGGCTTAGAGTTCCACAACGCTACCTACTGGACTATGCCCAAAGCAGGGCCGGCCGTAccagaca atGACTGCAAAATATGGAGCAATGTACAAACTGAGCTCTGCTTCAACTGCCAATCATGTAAGACAGCATTCCTTGACAAAATCAAGAAAGATTGGAAGAAATTGTCCCTCATCAACTTTGGCCTCTTCTTTGTCGTCCTCATTGTTTACTGTGTTGGCTGCTGCGCTCTCAGGAACAACAGATCAAAGGGATACCATAGGCATAAACCATACCCATGA